A genomic window from Pseudomonas argentinensis includes:
- a CDS encoding phosphoethanolamine transferase, which produces MLTPLAPRRASAPRAWLSLLALATLSCALLLADDFLQQLFTPSNHAELEAGYVAVLWLFSVGLWLCNLRPLSMGILALFAVMQLMQLANISFFGEPLTAIDIQSLLNDPGEVRETAAHSLAGHWPVLLCVGIPYGLLLALHGCLPGRISLPQSSWALVLIAVVLLSKPYRATYRNLDSFAASPSRSALHNNLNVFSAWAVHLAFKPEVELPPTPFAPYALSPSMSQAKHVWLVVADSLRSDRLGVFGYGRDTTPKLAAYLRDHPSAFVRPGIAAGVATDVSLPYLINPIREPGKDALLRTGDINLFRFARQAGFRTYWISSQESKLLANLGSRYLDVSITREDHPVRFLKQQDRALLDVLDAQRWAERNFVVLNLRTAHLPYAQNYRHEKTPAPWVDQGPNGQSNAYDNSVHYLDGLLAEVIADFDRLEGERYLIITGDHGQRLGEGGHWGHNDLVPEVSDVPVIVIGREAKAETMAGLSAERWISHYEAGKWLAARLGTRIHNPNLRPNEHFVHGKLLFTDNFIQRVCETPAGLVHQPPQLLSMLLKQPEARCEG; this is translated from the coding sequence ATGCTGACCCCGCTTGCGCCTCGCCGTGCCAGCGCTCCCCGCGCCTGGCTGTCGCTGCTTGCCCTGGCCACCCTGAGCTGCGCACTGCTGCTCGCCGATGATTTTCTGCAGCAACTGTTCACGCCAAGCAACCACGCCGAGCTGGAGGCGGGATACGTAGCCGTGCTGTGGCTGTTCAGCGTGGGGCTGTGGCTGTGCAACCTGCGCCCGCTCAGCATGGGCATCCTGGCGCTGTTCGCGGTGATGCAACTGATGCAGCTGGCCAACATCAGCTTCTTTGGCGAACCGCTGACCGCCATCGACATCCAGTCGCTGCTCAATGATCCCGGCGAGGTGCGCGAGACCGCCGCCCACAGCCTGGCCGGGCATTGGCCGGTGCTGCTCTGCGTGGGCATTCCGTACGGCCTGCTGCTGGCCCTGCATGGGTGCCTGCCCGGCCGGATCAGCCTGCCGCAGAGCAGCTGGGCGCTGGTGCTGATCGCCGTGGTGCTGCTCTCCAAACCCTACCGCGCCACCTACCGCAACCTCGACTCTTTTGCCGCCAGCCCCAGCCGCAGCGCCCTGCACAACAACCTCAACGTGTTCTCCGCCTGGGCGGTGCACCTGGCGTTCAAGCCGGAAGTCGAGCTGCCGCCCACCCCCTTCGCGCCCTATGCGCTGAGTCCGAGCATGAGCCAGGCGAAACACGTCTGGCTGGTGGTCGCCGACTCGCTGCGCAGCGATCGCCTTGGCGTGTTCGGCTACGGCCGGGATACCACGCCGAAACTGGCCGCCTACCTGCGCGACCATCCCAGCGCCTTCGTACGCCCCGGCATCGCCGCCGGGGTGGCCACCGATGTCAGCCTGCCCTACCTGATCAACCCGATTCGCGAGCCCGGCAAGGATGCGCTGCTGCGCACCGGCGACATCAACCTGTTCCGCTTCGCCAGGCAGGCGGGCTTTCGCACCTACTGGATTTCCTCCCAGGAATCCAAGCTGCTGGCCAACCTCGGCAGCCGTTACCTGGACGTGTCGATCACCCGCGAAGACCATCCGGTGCGTTTTCTCAAACAGCAGGATCGCGCCCTGCTCGACGTGCTCGACGCCCAGCGCTGGGCCGAACGCAACTTCGTGGTGCTCAACCTGCGCACCGCCCACCTGCCCTATGCGCAGAACTACCGCCATGAAAAGACCCCGGCCCCCTGGGTGGACCAAGGCCCGAACGGCCAGAGCAACGCCTACGACAACTCGGTGCATTACCTGGACGGCCTGCTGGCCGAAGTGATCGCCGACTTCGACCGCCTGGAGGGCGAGCGTTACCTGATCATCACCGGCGACCACGGCCAGCGCCTCGGTGAGGGCGGCCACTGGGGCCATAACGACCTGGTGCCGGAAGTCAGCGATGTACCGGTGATCGTCATCGGCCGCGAGGCCAAGGCCGAGACCATGGCGGGCCTGTCGGCCGAGCGCTGGATCAGCCACTACGAAGCCGGCAAGTGGCTGGCCGCGCGCCTCGGCACGCGCATCCACAACCCCAACCTGCGCCCCAACGAGCACTTCGTGCACGGCAAGCTGCTGTTCACCGACAACTTCATCCAGCGCGTCTGCGAAACGCCCGCCGGCCTGGTGCATCAGCCGCCCCAGCTGC